The stretch of DNA AACGAACCAATCTGTCTTTGGCCGCGTTTAAACAGTTATCACGTTTAGAGCGTCCGACAGCTAATACTGCCCAATGGTTGTCTACTTTTTGGAGCGCTTCTTCGGTAACGAGCATAGCTACTCCTCCCCGTTCTGAACCATTATAAACATGTTATTTACGGACAGCATGGCCTGGATAAGCGAATGCATCTTTTGACCGATATTTCGATAAGACGCTTCGACGTACAGACGTTCTCTATTCATCTTGACTCCGTATCCGTTGAGGATAGTTTGCAGCACGGCCTTCTGTTTCGGGGTGCTCAGATCCAAACCACTCGTTCGAAGATCCGCAACGGTGTAACCGTCGTCGCTCAGGATAATTCTTTTAATTTCCTTTAACGCATAAACTTGCAAGCAATCATTGTGCCTGTCCAGGAAGGGAGTCGTAATCTTATATACATTCACTAAATGCTCAATAGAAAAGCCTTTACGCAGCCATTC from Dehalococcoidia bacterium encodes:
- a CDS encoding DUF1828 domain-containing protein, which codes for MNKLLTNYSASLLIKPTNFLVIGIEKPAFNTNNRNRLNKQKSVLFPKGGFTVNQQKLCQHLIDAYPEWLRKGFSIEHLVNVYKITTPFLDRHNDCLQVYALKEIKRIILSDDGYTVADLRTSGLDLSTPKQKAVLQTILNGYGVKMNRERLYVEASYRNIGQKMHSLIQAMLSVNNMFIMVQNGEE